One window of the Lytechinus variegatus isolate NC3 chromosome 3, Lvar_3.0, whole genome shotgun sequence genome contains the following:
- the LOC121410347 gene encoding uncharacterized protein LOC121410347: MHISTMPNHQNCCMATMEDLCLIIDKETRCPSCQKELQDPKVLSCSHTICLQCLEETIQSAESAFKITCPKCKKDTLLQSDGLQGIPTNDVIVSLLSAVSIFKVEHGLSKKMDLWKFSVKEIDLPSKDCANGLSATQDNRVGLVDRFGGIHLYFPNGSMETILPDLQKIQGAVFLKSGRFAALFNDNSLRLYNSCSQSLGERFETMSVEDGGSSVLAGEEKGNIFVGYHGMGNGKIQVFTREGGKPYKEIPCVGFKVKKLLSVSSENLLVADICYNGGYIRSSKVILIDEAGREKWSKERQGVQVQIASGQDDTVLISWLKSDIENNMGLLTIEQYSKDMKSKKILISDYEVVTSTCPSYYLQQYLSGELAFCTADKLYIFTRIA, from the coding sequence ATGCACATATCTACAATGCCCAATCATCAAAACTGTTGTATGGCTACTATGGAGGATCTTTGTCTAATCATTGATAAGGAAACTCGATGTCCATCTTGCCAGAAGGAGTTGCAGGACCCCAAGGTATTATCATGCTCCCATACTATTTGCCTTCAATGCTTAGAAGAAACCATCCAATCTGCAGAAAGTGCTTTCAAGATTACATGTCCAAAGTGCAAGAAAGATACTTTACTTCAATCAGACGGACTCCAAGGTATTCCAACTAATGATGTCATTGTGTCTTTATTGTCTGCAGTCAGTATATTCAAGGTAGAACACGGACTTTCAAAGAAAATGGATTTATGGAAGTTTAGTGTGAAGGAAATAGACCTTCCTTCCAAGGATTGCGCAAACGGACTTTCAGCCACGCAGGACAACAGAGTGGGCCTTGTTGATCGATTCGGAGGCATCCACCTATATTTCCCAAATGGATCCATGGAAACGATACTCCCCGATCTACAGAAGATACAAGGGGCAGTATTCCTCAAGAGTGGTCGATTTGCAGCTTTGTTTAATGACAACTCTCTCCGTCTTTACAATTCATGTAGCCAAAGCCTTGGCGAGAGATTTGAGACGATGAGTGTTGAAGATGGCGGCAGTAGTGTACTAGCCGGGGAAGAAAAGGGCAACATATTTGTCGGCTACCATGGCATGGGAAACGGTAAGATCCAAGTTTTCACACGAGAAGGCGGTAAACCTTATAAAGAGATACCTTGCGTTGGATTTAAAGTCAAGAAGCTACTGTCGGTATCTTCGGAGAATTTATTGGTTGCAGATATTTGCTACAATGGAGGATATATTCGTTCCTCCAAAGTCATCCTTATCGATGAGGCTGGAAGAGAAAAGTGGTCAAAAGAGAGACAGGGTGTCCAAGTTCAAATTGCCAGTGGTCAGGATGATACTGTCTTGATCTCGTGGCTCAAGTCTGACATCGAAAATAACATGGGACTTCTGACGATTGAACAATATTCAAAGGACATGAAAAGCAAGAAGATTTTGATATCAGATTATGAAGTTGTGACCTCTACCTGCCCTTCGTATTATCTACAACAATACTTATCTGGAGAATTGGCATTTTGTACAGCAGATAAGCTGTATATATTCACAAGAATCGCATAA